Within the Ensifer canadensis genome, the region AGACCGATCATCGACCGCGTCTCGCGAAAATCGCGCACGACGTCATGGCCGTTGACCGTCACGGTACCACCACTCGGGTTGACGATGCCGCAGATGATCGAGATCAGCGTGGTCTTGCCCGCCCCGTTCGGACCAAGCAGGGCCAGGATCTCGCCCTGCTCGATATCGAGGCTAACGCCTTTCAGCGCCTTGAAGCCCGAGGCATAGGTCTTCGAAAGATTGGAAACGGAAACGATTGGTGCCATGAAGCTGATCCGGAATGCGGGGGGCGAAGTCGGCAGGTCACGCCTATATGGGCCGTTTCATCACGATTTGCAGCCCGCGCCCCGCAAAAAACAAGGTGACAGAGCGTCAACATCAGGACAATCGGCCGCTTTCCATTCCGATCGGACCTCGGCCCTCACCTTGCTGACGCGATCCCACCCGCGGCAACCGGTCGTGCAGCACCATGCCGGCAAGCATGGCGACCACGAAGAGTGCCGTCGCCGGCAACCCGAGCGACAGCGATGCCAGCGCGGGGCCAGGACATAGGCCGACAAGGCCCCAGCCGACACCGAAGATCGCCGAGCCTATGATCAAGCGACGGTCGATCACGCGGTTCGAAGGCAGATGAAAGGCATCGTCGAGCAGCGGGCGCCGCATGCGCCGGGTCAAGAGAACGCCAAGCGCCGAGACGGCGACAGCGCCTCCGAGCACGAAGGCAAGGCTCGGGTTCCAGTCGCGCGTGACGTCGAGAAAGCCGCGAACGCGGGCCGGATCCAACATGCCGGAGAGCGACAGGCCGATACCGAAGATCACGCCGGAGGCAAGCGTTGCCAACAGGCGCGGGAAGGCGCTGCCGTTCATTGGACGAAACCTTGGAGATAGACGGTGACGACGGCAGCGATCATGAAGGTCGCAACCGCTGCAATCGACCGGCGGGAAAGCCGGGCGAGACCGACGACACCATGTCCGCTGGTGCAGCCTGAACCCATGCGCGAGCCAAAGCCGACAAGCAACCCGCCGACCACCAGCAACGGCCAGGAGGAGGTGACGGTGACGGTTGGCCAGATGCCGGAGAAAAGACGGTAGATCACCGGGCCAGCCAGCAGGCCAAGAACGAAGACGATGCCGGTCGAGGCCTGCACACCCTGCAGCAGCCTGCCGGCAATTCCGCTGACACCGGCCACACGTCCGTTTGCCACCATCAGTATTGCCGCCGAAAGCCCGATCAGCAGGCCTCCGGCAAGCGCATTCCAGTACTCATTCATTTTTTCGCGCCTTCGCGACAGAAGATTTGACAAACCGTGCCCACGAGCCGGGCGACCTTATCATGGCTCAGGCGATAGAAAACCTGCTTGGCCTGCCGCCGCGTCGAAACGACGCCGGCTTCCCGCAGCACAGTCAGTTGCTGTGAGAGCGTCGGCTGTCGGATTCCGAGCAATTCCTCAAGTGCCGCCACCGAATGCTCCCCTTCGAGAAGCGTCGTCACGATCAGCAGTCTGTTGCGATTGGCAAGCGTGCGCAGGATCTTCGAAACTTCTGTGGCATGCGCGGTCATGTCGGCGCGCACGCCGGGAAATCGCATCACAGTTCCCATGCCGTCCTCCCGTCGTATCAAGGAGTGAGTAGAACCCTAAAACAATGCGTCCGGGACAAGCCCGGATTCTATCCATGATTGTTATATGAAGTAATATAATATCATATTACTTATACGCAAGCCAGACGACACACAAACGCGTTACCGACCCACTTCGGCCCGCACCGATCCTCACAGAGAAAATAATACCGCAAATTCAGCTTGTTACAATTGCGCACCACGGGAGAACGACGCGCCAAAGTTGGGTCGATTCCTGAAATCAACCATGAGGAAGCGCTAAAACCTACGGTATAAAAACGGCTTAACCGTACAGGCTGTAGAAAAAACGGGCTGCAATCAGAATCATGAAAATGCCGAATCCGACCTCGAGCTGCCGGCGGTTCATGGCGTGAGCGGCGCGCACGCCGAGTGGCGCAACCAGCAGGGTGATCGGTATGATCAGGCCAACGGCGATCCAGTTGATGAAGCCGGTCGAAAACGGCGGCAGGCCCGGCATGCCCCACCCGGCCCAGACGTAGCCGAACAGACCAGGGATAGAGATCAACACACCGACGCCCGCAGACGTCGCGACCGCCTGGTGAATCGGGCGGTTATAGAGCGTCATGAAGGTGTTGTTGAGAACGCCGCCACCGATGCCCATCAGCCCCGAGAGGATGCCGATCGCCACGCCGACCAGCCATTTCACCGGATTGGCCGGCAGGTCGGATCCAAGCCGCCAGCTCGCGCGGTTGAGCAGCATGCGAAAGGCGACGGCAAGCGCGATCACCGCAAAGATCAGCCGAAGCGTTCCGCTGCTGATAGAAGCCGCGATGACCGACGCAAGGATCGCGCCAAGCGGCACGGCAATGGTCCAGTTTCGCAACAGCGCCATGTCGACGACGCCGCGTTTGTAGTGCGACAGGAAGGACCGCACCGAGGTCGGCACGATGATGGCAAGCGACGTCCCGACCGAAAGATGCATGCGAACCGCATCGTCGATGCCGAGCAGCCCAAAGACCTGGTAAAAGACGGGAACGAGGATCGCTCCGCCGCCAATGCCAAAGAGACCGGCAAGCAGCCCTGCGACCACGCCGGCGGCGGCCAGCGCCAGGGCAAACATCATCAGTTCCGAAACCGGCGGCACGGCGTGCTCCATCGTAATAGTGGGAATCCGGCGAACGAACGCAACATTGCCGCCGACGCGGCAGTTCTGTCACAAAACGGTGATGCTTTTCAATCAGTTTGGCGTGGCACGCGGCACGCCCGCCACGTGATTTGCACGCATCACTTGATCTCCGGAGCCTCCCCCTTTCTCCGGATACAGGCCGGCACCACCTCCGCCGGCCTCTTTTTTTGCCGGCTCACGATAGGCGCGATGCTGACGGATGCTCAATCACAGTGACGATAACCGGTCTTGCGCGTCCGCAGGTCGAAGTGGAAATGATCCTTGTGAAAGGGATCGCTGCCGGGGCCGAGAACCGTATTGAAGTATTTGCAGCTGTCGGTGCGAACGGCCTTCAAAAGCCCCTTCTCGCGAAAGGCGAAGAAGCCCTTCTTGCGCACGTCGATTTCCTTGCCGTTCTTCAGCACGAACTTGCCGACATCGATGGCGTTGCCATGCGCATGCTCGGACATCGGGTTGCCCCGGCGCGAGTTCATGGTGCGGCAGGAGTAGCCGCCGAGCGGCTTGATCGTCTTGACGCCGGACCAGTAGCGATAGCGCGACGATGGCGCCAGCTCGTATTTCACCCACTTCGCGAAGGCTTCGGTCACTTCGCAGTTGAGCTTGACGGCGGGCTTGACGTCGATGCCGCCC harbors:
- a CDS encoding YeeE/YedE family protein; the protein is MNGSAFPRLLATLASGVIFGIGLSLSGMLDPARVRGFLDVTRDWNPSLAFVLGGAVAVSALGVLLTRRMRRPLLDDAFHLPSNRVIDRRLIIGSAIFGVGWGLVGLCPGPALASLSLGLPATALFVVAMLAGMVLHDRLPRVGSRQQGEGRGPIGMESGRLS
- a CDS encoding YeeE/YedE family protein, with product MNEYWNALAGGLLIGLSAAILMVANGRVAGVSGIAGRLLQGVQASTGIVFVLGLLAGPVIYRLFSGIWPTVTVTSSWPLLVVGGLLVGFGSRMGSGCTSGHGVVGLARLSRRSIAAVATFMIAAVVTVYLQGFVQ
- a CDS encoding ArsR/SmtB family transcription factor — translated: MGTVMRFPGVRADMTAHATEVSKILRTLANRNRLLIVTTLLEGEHSVAALEELLGIRQPTLSQQLTVLREAGVVSTRRQAKQVFYRLSHDKVARLVGTVCQIFCREGAKK
- a CDS encoding sulfite exporter TauE/SafE family protein is translated as MPPVSELMMFALALAAAGVVAGLLAGLFGIGGGAILVPVFYQVFGLLGIDDAVRMHLSVGTSLAIIVPTSVRSFLSHYKRGVVDMALLRNWTIAVPLGAILASVIAASISSGTLRLIFAVIALAVAFRMLLNRASWRLGSDLPANPVKWLVGVAIGILSGLMGIGGGVLNNTFMTLYNRPIHQAVATSAGVGVLISIPGLFGYVWAGWGMPGLPPFSTGFINWIAVGLIIPITLLVAPLGVRAAHAMNRRQLEVGFGIFMILIAARFFYSLYG